From the genome of Bosea sp. Tri-49, one region includes:
- a CDS encoding uracil-DNA glycosylase: MSFDAASAAELIAWYAEMGVTEALDETPHDHFAAAPEPARQPVARLVTSSQQATARPAAAAPAPPDEAALSARALAREATTLDELKAALASFEGCPLKASAKSLVFADGNPGGKVMVVGEAPGADEDRAGLPFVGRSGQLLDRMLAAIGLNRQEHVYIANLLPWRPPGNRTPTPQEVAICLPFIQRQIELADPDILVCIGGPSAQGLLGVSGILASRGRWREYDTGTRVIRAIATLHPAYLLRQPLQKRLAWRDLRALKAALDAMTQR, encoded by the coding sequence ATGTCCTTCGACGCCGCCTCCGCAGCCGAACTGATCGCCTGGTACGCCGAGATGGGCGTGACGGAAGCGCTCGACGAGACGCCGCACGACCATTTCGCAGCTGCACCCGAGCCGGCGCGACAGCCTGTCGCACGCCTCGTGACGTCCTCCCAACAGGCAACCGCGCGCCCGGCGGCAGCGGCCCCGGCGCCGCCGGACGAAGCAGCCCTGTCGGCCCGGGCGCTGGCGCGCGAAGCGACGACGCTGGACGAGCTCAAGGCGGCACTCGCCAGCTTCGAAGGCTGCCCGCTCAAGGCCTCGGCGAAGAGCCTCGTCTTCGCCGACGGCAATCCGGGCGGGAAGGTGATGGTCGTCGGCGAGGCGCCGGGCGCCGACGAGGACCGCGCCGGCCTGCCCTTCGTCGGCCGATCCGGCCAATTGCTCGACCGGATGCTGGCGGCGATCGGGCTCAACCGGCAGGAGCATGTCTACATCGCCAACCTCCTGCCCTGGCGTCCGCCCGGCAACCGCACGCCGACGCCGCAGGAGGTCGCGATCTGCCTGCCGTTCATCCAGCGCCAGATCGAGCTCGCCGATCCCGACATCCTGGTCTGCATCGGCGGCCCCTCGGCGCAAGGGCTGCTCGGCGTCTCCGGCATCCTGGCCTCGCGCGGCCGCTGGCGGGAATACGATACCGGCACGCGCGTGATCCGGGCGATCGCGACGCTGCACCCGGCCTATCTGTTGCGCCAGCCCCTGCAGAAGCGCCTGGCCTGGCGCGATCTGCGGGCACTCAAGGCGGCACTCGACGCGATGACACAGCGCTGA
- a CDS encoding 4-(cytidine 5'-diphospho)-2-C-methyl-D-erythritol kinase, whose amino-acid sequence MPARLATRAPAKINLSLRVLSRRADGYHELDSLVAFAGVGDELSLSPSEPAGVQISGPFAAGLSTGSDNLVLKAERALREEIAGLRSGRFHLVKRLPVASGIGGGSADAAAALRLLARLNDLPLSHPALLAAAGRIGADVPVCLEARARIMRGIGDQLGPPLRLPRLFALLVNPGVAVETVAVFRALGLPPGQEHAGGSLAFSTQEPSPATSAALIAALAVSGNDLEAPARIVAPAIGEVLSALSALPNCRLVRMSGSGGTCFALFDDCRASAEAGKLLAHGQPDWWVKPTVLR is encoded by the coding sequence TTGCCCGCCAGACTGGCGACCCGCGCCCCGGCCAAGATCAACCTCTCCCTGCGCGTCCTCAGCCGGCGCGCCGACGGTTATCATGAGCTCGACAGCCTCGTCGCCTTCGCCGGCGTCGGCGACGAACTGAGCCTGTCGCCGAGCGAGCCTGCCGGGGTACAGATCTCAGGTCCCTTCGCCGCGGGCCTCTCGACCGGGTCGGACAACCTCGTCCTGAAGGCTGAGCGCGCGCTCCGCGAGGAGATCGCCGGCCTGCGCTCCGGCCGCTTCCATCTTGTCAAGCGCCTGCCGGTCGCCTCGGGCATCGGCGGTGGCTCGGCCGATGCGGCCGCGGCCCTGCGCCTGCTGGCGCGGCTCAACGATCTGCCACTGTCGCATCCGGCGCTGCTCGCCGCTGCCGGCCGGATCGGCGCCGATGTCCCGGTTTGCCTGGAGGCGCGCGCCCGCATCATGCGCGGCATCGGCGATCAGCTCGGCCCGCCGCTGCGCCTGCCGCGGCTGTTCGCGCTGCTGGTCAACCCCGGCGTCGCAGTCGAGACGGTGGCGGTATTCCGTGCGCTTGGCCTCCCTCCGGGGCAGGAGCATGCGGGCGGCAGCCTGGCGTTCAGCACGCAAGAGCCTTCACCGGCAACGTCGGCCGCTTTGATCGCTGCACTGGCCGTCTCCGGCAATGATCTCGAAGCGCCGGCCCGCATAGTCGCTCCGGCTATCGGCGAGGTGCTGTCAGCGCTGTCGGCACTTCCCAATTGCCGGCTGGTGCGCATGTCGGGTTCGGGAGGAACCTGCTTCGCTCTGTTCGACGATTGCCGCGCCAGCGCCGAGGCTGGCAAGCTTCTGGCGCATGGCCAGCCGGATTGGTGGGTGAAGCCGACTGTGCTGAGATAG
- a CDS encoding tetratricopeptide repeat protein produces the protein MTFQIDGRSAALMLAFIAGLHVAMPALAQARPVDKFEPAESLEGNYLAAVVAGSARDLGAASIYLREAIKNDPQNSELLERGFVAFLADGAMNETFRAAEKLIQRDATNGLAQLALGVRALKQKNYAAARTQLQRGGRGRSADITATLLAAWAYSGSGETNRALETLDRLKGEATFDRFRDFHAGLILDIAGRRNDANRRLKAAYDAEKTNLRLVDLWARQQARAGDSDAALATLNDFEQRVRPNHPVVRDAIAKISSKEPLQRIVGNTQQGAAEVLYGLASAGILQGDEATALLYLRFAAYLDPGHDLAVLTLADILERAKQTEDAVQVYRRMPENSPLRPVADIQIGLGLEQLGKTEEAVKHLEGIITARPEDVDAISALGNIYRSRKRFEEAAATYDKAVAKLGTPGRSNWDLLYSRGIAYERTKKWPQAEADLRKALELMPEALSRERALVLNYLGYSLVDQNLKLEEALGMLRRAVELRPRDGYIIDSLGWAHYRLGRYDEAVTELEKAMELRPSDPVINDHLGDVYWKTGRYLEARFQWNYARDLGPEPEDLTRIQRKIEKGLEDPGPSANAAEPKKDGG, from the coding sequence GTGACGTTTCAGATCGACGGCCGTAGCGCCGCTCTTATGCTTGCGTTTATCGCTGGGCTGCACGTCGCCATGCCGGCGCTCGCGCAGGCGCGCCCAGTCGACAAGTTCGAGCCTGCCGAGAGTCTCGAAGGCAATTATCTGGCGGCCGTTGTCGCTGGCTCTGCCCGCGATCTCGGCGCAGCCTCGATCTATCTGCGCGAGGCGATCAAGAACGATCCGCAGAACAGTGAATTGCTCGAGCGCGGCTTCGTCGCCTTCCTCGCCGACGGCGCGATGAACGAGACCTTCCGCGCCGCCGAGAAGCTGATCCAGCGCGATGCCACCAACGGTCTCGCCCAGCTGGCGCTCGGCGTCCGCGCGCTGAAGCAGAAGAACTATGCCGCGGCCCGCACCCAGTTGCAGCGCGGTGGCCGCGGCCGCTCCGCCGACATCACCGCGACTCTGCTTGCCGCCTGGGCCTATTCCGGCTCCGGCGAGACAAATCGCGCGCTTGAGACGCTCGACCGCCTCAAGGGCGAAGCGACCTTCGACCGCTTCCGCGACTTCCATGCCGGGCTGATCCTCGACATCGCCGGCCGCCGCAACGACGCGAATCGCCGACTCAAGGCGGCCTATGACGCCGAGAAGACCAATCTGCGCCTCGTCGATCTCTGGGCCCGCCAGCAGGCGCGCGCCGGCGACAGCGACGCGGCCTTGGCGACGCTGAACGATTTCGAGCAGCGTGTGCGCCCGAACCATCCGGTGGTGCGCGACGCCATCGCCAAGATCAGCAGCAAGGAGCCGCTGCAGCGTATCGTCGGCAACACCCAGCAAGGCGCGGCCGAGGTGCTCTACGGCCTCGCCAGCGCCGGTATTCTGCAGGGCGACGAGGCGACCGCGCTGCTCTATCTGCGCTTTGCAGCTTATCTCGACCCCGGCCACGACCTCGCCGTGCTGACGCTGGCCGATATCCTCGAGCGCGCCAAGCAGACCGAGGATGCGGTCCAGGTCTACCGGCGCATGCCGGAGAATTCGCCGCTGCGGCCGGTCGCCGACATCCAGATCGGGCTTGGCCTCGAGCAGCTCGGCAAGACCGAGGAAGCGGTCAAGCATCTCGAGGGGATCATCACGGCGCGGCCGGAAGACGTCGACGCCATCTCCGCGCTCGGCAACATCTACCGCTCGCGCAAGCGCTTCGAGGAGGCGGCCGCGACCTATGACAAGGCGGTCGCCAAGCTCGGCACGCCCGGCCGCTCAAATTGGGATCTGCTCTATTCGCGCGGCATCGCCTATGAGCGCACCAAGAAATGGCCCCAGGCCGAGGCCGATCTGCGCAAGGCGCTGGAGCTGATGCCGGAGGCGCTGAGCCGCGAGCGTGCGCTCGTGCTCAACTATCTCGGCTATTCGCTGGTCGACCAGAACCTCAAGCTCGAGGAGGCGCTCGGCATGCTGCGCCGCGCTGTCGAGCTCAGGCCGCGCGACGGCTACATCATCGACTCGCTCGGCTGGGCGCATTACCGCCTCGGCCGCTATGACGAGGCGGTGACGGAACTCGAGAAGGCGATGGAGCTGCGCCCCTCGGATCCGGTGATCAACGACCATCTCGGCGACGTCTACTGGAAGACCGGGCGCTATCTCGAGGCGCGCTTCCAGTGGAACTATGCCCGCGACCTCGGACCGGAACCCGAGGATCTCACCCGGATCCAGCGCAAGATCGAGAAGGGTCTCGAGGATCCGGGACCCTCGGCCAATGCGGCCGAGCCGAAGAAGGATGGCGGCTGA
- a CDS encoding electron transfer flavoprotein-ubiquinone oxidoreductase encodes MDLKEAQSTPRESMDYDVVIVGAGPAGLAAAIRLKQLDEAISVVVVEKGSEVGAHILSGAVIDPIGLDKLLPDWRQDEARPLHTEVSEDVFYFLGPAGGARLPNFAMPKLMNNHGNFVGSLGLVARYLAARAEALGVEIYPGFAAAELLFNEDGSVAGIATGDMGIAKDGTVSERFTRGMELRGRYTLLGEGARGSLSKIAIRRFALDEGREPQKYGIGLKEIWQVKPEKFKKGLVQHSFGWPLDMSTGGGSFLYHFDDNLVSVGFVVHLNYTNPTLSPFDEFQRFKTHPMIRDVFEGAKRLSYGSRAITEGGWQSVPKLTFPGGALIGCSAGFVNVPRIKGSHNAILSGMLAAEHLVPALAASRSHDMVDGIEESWRSSEIGRDLKLVRNVKPLWSKLGTLGGVALGGIDMWLNQLFGWSPFGTLKHGKPDHATLKPIGMVKPIVYPKPDGKISFDKLSSVFLSATNHEEDQPAHLKLTDPNVPVLQNLPIYGEPARLYCPAGVYEVVYADPEKQSLPRFVINAQNCVHCKTCDIKDPAQNITWTVPEGAGGPNYSNM; translated from the coding sequence ATGGATCTGAAGGAAGCACAGAGCACGCCGCGCGAGAGCATGGACTATGACGTCGTCATCGTCGGCGCCGGCCCGGCCGGGCTCGCGGCCGCGATCCGGCTGAAACAGCTCGACGAGGCGATCTCGGTCGTCGTGGTCGAGAAGGGCTCCGAGGTTGGCGCGCACATCCTCTCCGGCGCGGTCATCGATCCGATTGGCCTCGACAAGCTCCTGCCCGACTGGCGCCAGGACGAGGCGCGCCCGCTCCATACCGAAGTCAGCGAGGACGTCTTCTATTTCCTCGGCCCGGCCGGCGGCGCGCGCCTGCCGAATTTTGCGATGCCGAAGCTGATGAACAATCACGGCAACTTCGTCGGCTCGCTCGGCCTGGTCGCACGCTACCTCGCGGCCCGCGCCGAGGCGCTCGGCGTCGAGATCTATCCAGGCTTCGCTGCCGCCGAACTGCTGTTCAACGAAGACGGCTCGGTTGCCGGCATCGCCACCGGCGACATGGGCATCGCCAAGGACGGCACCGTCTCCGAGCGCTTCACCCGCGGCATGGAATTGCGCGGCCGCTACACCTTGCTCGGCGAGGGCGCGCGTGGCTCGCTCTCCAAGATCGCGATCAGGCGCTTCGCTCTGGATGAAGGTCGCGAGCCGCAGAAATATGGCATCGGCCTCAAGGAGATCTGGCAGGTCAAGCCGGAGAAGTTCAAGAAGGGGCTGGTGCAGCACTCCTTCGGCTGGCCGCTCGACATGTCGACCGGCGGCGGCTCCTTCCTCTACCATTTCGACGACAATCTGGTTTCGGTCGGCTTCGTCGTCCACCTCAACTATACGAATCCGACGCTCTCGCCCTTCGACGAGTTCCAGCGCTTCAAGACCCATCCGATGATCCGCGACGTCTTTGAGGGGGCCAAGCGCCTCTCCTACGGCTCGCGTGCTATCACCGAAGGCGGTTGGCAGTCGGTGCCGAAGCTGACCTTCCCGGGCGGGGCGCTGATCGGCTGCTCGGCCGGCTTCGTCAACGTTCCGCGCATCAAGGGCAGCCACAACGCCATCCTGTCGGGCATGCTGGCGGCCGAGCATCTCGTGCCGGCGCTGGCTGCCAGCCGCTCCCATGACATGGTTGACGGCATCGAGGAGAGCTGGCGCTCGTCCGAGATCGGGCGCGACCTCAAGCTGGTGCGCAACGTCAAGCCGCTCTGGTCGAAGCTCGGCACGCTCGGCGGCGTCGCGCTCGGCGGCATCGACATGTGGCTGAACCAGCTCTTCGGCTGGTCGCCCTTCGGCACGCTGAAGCACGGCAAGCCCGACCATGCCACGCTGAAGCCGATCGGCATGGTCAAGCCGATCGTTTATCCGAAGCCCGACGGCAAGATTTCCTTCGACAAGCTCTCCTCGGTCTTCCTCTCGGCGACGAATCACGAGGAAGACCAGCCGGCGCATCTGAAGCTGACCGATCCCAACGTGCCGGTGCTGCAGAACCTGCCGATTTATGGCGAACCGGCGCGGCTCTACTGTCCGGCGGGCGTCTACGAGGTGGTTTACGCCGATCCCGAGAAACAGTCGCTGCCGCGCTTCGTGATCAACGCGCAGAACTGCGTGCACTGCAAGACCTGCGACATCAAGGACCCGGCCCAGAACATCACCTGGACGGTGCCGGAAGGCGCGGGCGGCCCGAATTACTCGAATATGTGA
- a CDS encoding LysE family translocator, with the protein MTLASFLAYVGVAALVICTPGPDTALTIRNTLFGGRTGGVLTALGVATGLSIWALATSLGLVALLVASEPVFRAIQYAGAAYLIYLGVMALRDAFRRQGPASPAAAAISPRRLAPAIAYRQGLISNLGNPKIAVFFASLLPQFAAGGSSFTMLFLLGLVFAAMTLLWLSAYALVVAKAGDVLRRSQVRRVIEALTGGLLLALGLRIAAEQR; encoded by the coding sequence ATGACGCTGGCCTCTTTCCTCGCCTATGTCGGTGTCGCGGCGCTGGTGATCTGCACGCCGGGGCCGGACACGGCTCTGACCATCCGCAACACCTTGTTCGGCGGCCGTACCGGCGGTGTGCTCACTGCGCTCGGCGTCGCGACCGGCCTATCGATCTGGGCGTTGGCGACCAGTCTCGGTCTCGTCGCCTTGCTGGTGGCGAGCGAGCCGGTCTTTCGCGCGATCCAATATGCTGGCGCCGCCTATCTGATCTATCTCGGCGTCATGGCGCTGCGCGACGCTTTTCGCCGGCAGGGGCCAGCGTCGCCGGCTGCTGCCGCGATCTCGCCGCGGCGGCTTGCGCCCGCCATCGCCTACCGGCAGGGGCTGATCAGCAATCTCGGCAATCCGAAGATCGCGGTCTTCTTCGCCAGCCTCCTGCCGCAATTCGCGGCTGGCGGCAGCAGCTTCACCATGCTGTTCCTGCTCGGCCTCGTCTTCGCCGCGATGACCCTGCTCTGGCTCTCGGCCTATGCGCTCGTCGTCGCCAAGGCCGGCGACGTGCTGCGGCGCTCTCAAGTTCGGCGCGTCATCGAAGCGCTGACTGGTGGGCTCCTGCTGGCGCTGGGCCTCAGGATCGCCGCCGAGCAGCGCTGA